One Vigna unguiculata cultivar IT97K-499-35 chromosome 7, ASM411807v1, whole genome shotgun sequence genomic region harbors:
- the LOC114191545 gene encoding probable carbohydrate esterase At4g34215, translated as METNTLTLPKPKRQIFILSGQSNMSGRGGIVRAPDRKYWDGVVPPECSPHPSILRLAANLQWEPANEPLHVDIDTGKACGVGPGMAFVNALRPRVGEEVGLVPCAVGGTALKEWARGEELYENMVKRAKESVKGHENCEIKALLWFQGESDSLNDEDATIYKVTMETLIHNVRQDLNLPSLPIIQVALASGFEFIEKVREAQKAIDLPNVIYVDAEGLQLKEDNLHLTTESQVKLGGMLAQAYLKHFHV; from the exons ATGGAaaccaacacactcacactCCCAAAACCCAAAAGGCAAATCTTCATTCTCTCAGGCCAAAGCAACATGTCCGGTCGCGGCGGAATCGTCAGGGCCCCCGATCGCAAATACTGGGACGGCGTCGTTCCGCCGGAGTGCAGCCCCCACCCCTCCATCCTCCGCCTCGCCGCCAACCTCCAATGGGAACCGGCAAACGAGCCCCTCCACGTCGACATCGACACAGGCAAAGCCTGCGGCGTGGGCCCCGGCATGGCCTTCGTCAATGCGCTGCGGCCGCGCGTGGGTGAGGAGGTGGGACTGGTCCCCTGCGCCGTGGGCGGCACCGCCTTAAAGGAGTGGGCGCGTGGGGAGGAACTGTACGAGAATATGGTGAAGAGAGCGAAGGAAAGCGTGAAAGGGCACGAGAATTGCGAGATCAAAGCGTTGTTGTGGTTCCAAGGAGAAAGCGACTCTCTGAACGACGAAGACGCTACAATTTACAAGGTTACCATGGAGACCCTCATCCACAATGTTCGACAAGACCTTAATTTGCCATCTCTTCCCATTATTCAG GTTGCGTTAGCATCGGGATTTGAGTTCATAGAGAAAGTGAGAGAAGCACAAAAAGCTATTGATCTTCCAAATGTGATTTACGTTGACGCAGAGGGATTGCAATTGAAGGAAGATAATCTTCACTTAACCACCGAGTCTCAAGTTAAGTTGGGTGGCATGTTGGCTCAGGCTTAtctcaaacattttcatgtctAA